A stretch of Sphingomonas sp. JUb134 DNA encodes these proteins:
- the mutS gene encoding DNA mismatch repair protein MutS, whose product MMAQYLALKAEAADCLLFYRMGDFFELFHDDAKIAAAVLDIALTARGEHEGAKIPMCGVPIHAAEGYLARLIKAGHRVAIAEQVETPEEAKKRGGSKALVARAIVRVVTAGTLTEEALLDARAANWCVAVGEAGGEVAIAAADVSTGRFELIETDAHALAATIARLAPAEVVASESSAFAEIATSLRPRIDFDSAAGEARLKALFGVATLDGFGSFGRAGLAAAGGLVAYLDHTARGSLPFLRPPLVSRNDQCMAVDAATRESLELTRTTSGTRSGSLLDAVDRTVTGAGARLLGADIAAPLMDRAAIEARLDAVTRFHDDPGLRDGVRSALRALPDVGRALGRIAAGRGSPRDLGQLRDGLDGARTLGDRLEQLADAPPLLGRLVPALRGHGALVELLTRALVPSPPIDAANGGYIAEGYDAALDDLRATGAGGRRAIAALEAEFRTRTGVNALKIRHNGVLGYHIEVPARAADALMKADSGFTHRQTLAGCVRFNAPELHDVALKVTQAGAHALAAEAAHLEELTGQVLATREAIAATADALARIDVAAGLAERAAEGGWARPDLVDHACLEIEGGRHPVVEAAVAKAGGRFVANDCRLSEDNRLWLVTGPNMGGKSTFLRQNALIAVLAQAGSYVPATRATLGLVDRLFSRVGASDNLARGRSTFMVEMVETAAILAQATPRSFVILDEVGRGTSTYDGLAIAWAVVEAIHEDNRCRCLFATHYHELTRLAERCEALSLHHVRAREWKGDLVLLHELGEGPADRSYGLAVARLAGLPPATVARAKAVLAKLEAGRQKTGGLAAGLDDLPLFAAFQPAEEEKPDALRSELATLDLDSLTPRAALDALYRLKDLARA is encoded by the coding sequence ATGATGGCGCAATATCTCGCGCTCAAGGCCGAAGCCGCCGACTGCCTGCTGTTCTACCGCATGGGCGACTTTTTTGAACTGTTTCACGACGACGCTAAAATCGCTGCGGCCGTGCTCGACATCGCGCTCACCGCGCGCGGCGAGCATGAGGGCGCCAAGATCCCGATGTGCGGCGTGCCGATCCATGCCGCCGAGGGGTACCTGGCGCGGCTGATCAAGGCCGGGCACCGTGTCGCCATCGCCGAGCAGGTCGAGACGCCCGAGGAAGCCAAGAAACGCGGCGGCTCCAAGGCGCTGGTCGCGCGCGCGATCGTGCGCGTGGTCACCGCCGGCACGCTAACCGAGGAAGCGCTGCTCGACGCGCGCGCCGCCAACTGGTGTGTGGCGGTGGGCGAGGCGGGCGGCGAGGTCGCGATCGCCGCCGCCGACGTCTCCACCGGCCGCTTCGAGCTGATCGAGACGGACGCGCATGCGCTCGCCGCCACCATCGCCCGGCTCGCCCCTGCCGAGGTGGTCGCCTCCGAGTCTTCCGCCTTTGCCGAGATCGCAACCAGTCTGCGTCCCCGGATCGACTTCGACAGCGCCGCCGGGGAGGCGCGGCTGAAGGCGCTGTTCGGGGTCGCCACACTCGACGGCTTCGGCAGCTTCGGCCGCGCCGGGCTCGCCGCGGCCGGCGGGCTGGTCGCCTATCTCGACCATACCGCGCGCGGCAGCCTCCCCTTCCTCCGCCCGCCCCTGGTGTCGCGCAACGACCAGTGCATGGCCGTCGACGCCGCCACCCGCGAGAGCCTGGAGCTCACCCGCACCACCTCCGGCACCCGCAGCGGCAGCCTGCTCGACGCCGTGGACCGCACCGTCACGGGTGCCGGCGCACGCCTGCTCGGTGCCGACATCGCCGCGCCGCTGATGGACCGTGCCGCAATCGAGGCGCGGCTCGACGCCGTCACCCGCTTCCACGACGATCCCGGCCTGCGCGACGGCGTGCGCTCCGCCCTGCGCGCGCTTCCCGACGTTGGCCGCGCGCTCGGCCGCATCGCCGCCGGCCGCGGCTCCCCGCGCGACCTGGGGCAGCTGCGCGACGGCCTGGACGGTGCCCGCACGCTCGGCGACCGCCTCGAACAGCTCGCCGACGCGCCGCCGCTGCTTGGCCGGCTGGTGCCGGCGCTGCGCGGCCACGGTGCGCTGGTCGAGCTGCTCACCCGCGCGCTCGTCCCTTCACCGCCGATCGACGCCGCCAACGGCGGCTATATCGCCGAAGGCTATGACGCCGCCCTCGACGATCTGCGCGCCACCGGCGCCGGCGGCCGCCGCGCCATCGCCGCGCTGGAGGCGGAGTTCCGCACCCGCACCGGCGTCAACGCGCTCAAGATCCGCCACAACGGCGTGCTCGGCTATCATATCGAGGTGCCGGCCCGCGCCGCCGACGCGCTGATGAAGGCCGACAGCGGCTTCACCCACCGCCAGACGCTCGCCGGCTGCGTGCGCTTCAACGCGCCCGAACTCCATGACGTGGCATTGAAGGTCACCCAGGCGGGCGCCCATGCGCTCGCCGCCGAGGCCGCACATCTGGAGGAACTGACCGGCCAGGTGCTTGCAACCCGCGAGGCGATCGCCGCCACTGCCGACGCCCTCGCCCGCATCGACGTCGCCGCCGGCCTCGCCGAGCGCGCGGCCGAGGGCGGCTGGGCACGCCCCGACCTGGTCGACCACGCCTGCCTGGAGATCGAGGGCGGCCGCCACCCGGTGGTCGAAGCCGCCGTCGCCAAGGCCGGCGGCCGCTTCGTTGCCAACGACTGCCGCCTGTCGGAGGACAATCGCCTGTGGCTGGTGACCGGCCCCAACATGGGCGGCAAGTCGACCTTCCTGCGCCAGAACGCGCTGATCGCAGTGCTGGCCCAGGCGGGCAGCTACGTCCCCGCCACCCGCGCCACGCTCGGCCTGGTCGACCGGCTGTTCAGCCGCGTCGGCGCCTCGGACAATCTCGCGCGCGGCCGCTCTACCTTCATGGTCGAGATGGTCGAGACCGCCGCCATTCTGGCGCAGGCGACCCCGCGCAGCTTCGTGATCCTGGATGAAGTCGGCCGCGGCACCTCCACCTACGACGGCCTCGCCATCGCCTGGGCGGTGGTGGAGGCGATCCACGAGGACAACCGCTGCCGCTGCCTGTTCGCGACCCATTATCACGAGCTCACCCGCCTGGCGGAACGCTGCGAGGCGCTGAGCCTGCACCACGTGCGTGCGCGCGAGTGGAAGGGGGACCTTGTGCTCCTCCACGAACTGGGCGAGGGCCCGGCCGACCGCAGCTACGGCCTGGCGGTGGCCCGGCTCGCGGGGCTTCCGCCCGCCACGGTCGCCCGCGCGAAAGCGGTGCTCGCCAAGCTCGAGGCGGGTCGCCAGAAGACCGGCGGGCTTGCCGCCGGGCTCGACGACCTGCCGCTGTTCGCCGCCTTCCAACCGGCCGAGGAGGAAAAGCCCGATGCGCTGCGCAGCGAACTCGCCACGCTGGACCTCGACTCCCTCACCCCGCGCGCAGCGCTCGACGCGCTCTACCGGCTGAAGGATCTCGCCCGCGCCTAG
- a CDS encoding inositol monophosphatase family protein, producing MADTLLDELAAIAAEAATLAHGRAATDFERWEKAPGNPVCEIDLAVDALLRERLSALLPDAGWLSEESADDPVRLAKRRVWIVDPIDGTRDYIRGRPGWSVSVALVEDGQPVLGVLDAPARHERWRAAAGEGAWRNGVRLTASDIARIAGARTPVDALPKADRDLVAVAKPNSIALRMAMVAAGEADLLATFRWGNEWDVAAAVLLLREAGATVTDSLGKPLRFNTPRAQAFGVLATAPGIHAAAVERLRPRAIAALGRP from the coding sequence GTGGCTGACACGCTGCTCGACGAACTGGCGGCGATCGCTGCCGAAGCGGCGACGCTGGCGCATGGGCGCGCGGCGACCGACTTCGAGCGCTGGGAAAAGGCGCCGGGGAACCCGGTGTGCGAGATCGACCTGGCGGTGGACGCGCTGCTGCGCGAGCGGCTGAGCGCGCTGCTGCCGGACGCGGGCTGGCTGTCGGAGGAATCGGCCGACGATCCCGTCCGGCTTGCCAAGCGGCGGGTGTGGATCGTCGATCCGATCGACGGCACCCGCGACTATATCCGCGGGCGGCCGGGCTGGTCGGTGTCGGTGGCGCTGGTGGAGGATGGGCAGCCGGTGCTGGGCGTGCTCGATGCCCCGGCGCGGCACGAGCGCTGGCGCGCGGCGGCGGGCGAGGGCGCGTGGCGCAACGGCGTGCGGCTGACGGCGAGCGACATCGCCCGGATCGCGGGCGCGCGCACGCCGGTGGACGCGCTGCCCAAGGCGGACCGCGACCTCGTGGCCGTGGCCAAGCCCAATTCGATCGCGCTGCGCATGGCGATGGTGGCGGCGGGCGAGGCGGACCTGCTCGCGACCTTCCGCTGGGGCAATGAATGGGACGTGGCCGCGGCGGTGCTGCTGCTGCGCGAGGCCGGCGCGACCGTGACCGACTCGCTCGGCAAGCCGCTGCGCTTCAACACGCCGCGCGCGCAGGCGTTCGGCGTGCTGGCGACCGCGCCCGGCATCCATGCGGCGGCGGTGGAGCGCCTCCGGCCGCGCGCGATCGCGGCGCTGGGGCGGCCCTGA
- a CDS encoding TldD/PmbA family protein — protein MLTPEQAQARAAQAIDRARARGADAADAILIADTALSVSVRLGALEDVGRSEGGELGLRVFVGKRSASVATSDLSDAALDAVAERVVAMARLAPEDAWAGLAPADRLMKGTAPLLDLDDGGEVSPEALKAQALAAEDAARGVAGVTNSEGGSASASRAVVALATSHGFAGSYAVTSHGVSASVLAGTGSGMQRDYAHHSARHRASLEAPEAIGRLAGERAVARLDPARIASGAMPVVFDPRVGSSLLGHLTGAIAGPGVARGTSFLREALGTAVFGPGVTIRDDPHRPRGLRSRPFDGEGLPVSPLAIVESGVLQSWLLDSASARQLGLEPTGHATRGIGGGPGVGTSNLYMEAGRITREALIGEIEHGVLVTELIGHGVNGVTGDYSRGAAGFLIEKGAITRPVAEITIAGNLRQMFAGLVPASDLEFRYGVNVPTIRIDGMTVAGG, from the coding sequence ATGCTGACCCCCGAACAGGCGCAAGCCCGTGCCGCGCAGGCGATCGACCGAGCCCGCGCCCGTGGCGCCGATGCCGCCGACGCCATCCTGATCGCCGACACGGCGCTTTCCGTCTCCGTGCGCCTGGGCGCGCTGGAGGACGTCGGCCGATCCGAGGGCGGCGAGCTGGGCCTGCGCGTCTTCGTCGGCAAGCGTTCGGCGAGCGTCGCCACCTCCGACCTGTCGGACGCGGCGCTGGACGCGGTGGCCGAGCGGGTGGTGGCGATGGCGCGGCTGGCGCCCGAGGACGCCTGGGCCGGGCTGGCGCCGGCCGATCGGCTGATGAAGGGCACCGCCCCGCTGCTCGACCTCGACGACGGCGGCGAGGTCTCGCCCGAGGCGCTGAAGGCGCAGGCGCTGGCGGCCGAGGATGCGGCGCGCGGCGTGGCTGGCGTCACCAACTCCGAGGGCGGCAGTGCGAGTGCCAGCCGCGCGGTGGTGGCGCTGGCCACCAGCCACGGCTTTGCCGGCAGCTACGCCGTCACCAGCCACGGCGTCTCGGCAAGCGTGCTGGCGGGTACCGGATCGGGCATGCAGCGCGACTATGCGCACCACAGCGCGCGCCATCGCGCGTCGCTGGAGGCGCCGGAGGCGATCGGGCGCCTGGCGGGCGAGCGTGCGGTGGCGCGGCTCGATCCGGCGCGGATTGCGTCGGGTGCGATGCCGGTGGTGTTCGATCCGCGGGTGGGGTCGAGCCTGCTCGGCCATCTGACCGGCGCGATCGCGGGGCCGGGCGTGGCCCGCGGCACCAGCTTCCTGCGCGAGGCGCTCGGGACGGCGGTGTTCGGGCCGGGCGTCACCATCCGCGACGATCCGCACCGGCCGCGCGGCCTGCGCTCACGGCCGTTCGACGGCGAGGGGCTGCCGGTCTCGCCGCTTGCGATCGTCGAGAGCGGCGTGCTGCAGAGCTGGCTGCTGGACAGCGCCTCGGCGCGGCAGCTGGGGCTGGAGCCGACCGGCCATGCCACCCGCGGGATCGGCGGCGGGCCGGGCGTGGGCACCAGCAACCTCTACATGGAAGCGGGGCGCATCACGCGCGAGGCGCTGATCGGCGAGATCGAGCACGGCGTGCTGGTGACCGAACTGATCGGGCATGGCGTGAACGGCGTGACGGGCGACTATAGCCGCGGCGCCGCCGGCTTCCTGATCGAGAAGGGCGCAATCACCCGCCCGGTCGCGGAGATCACCATCGCGGGCAACCTGCGCCAGATGTTCGCGGGCCTGGTGCCGGCGAGCGACCTGGAATTCCGCTATGGCGTGAACGTGCCGACGATCCGGATCGACGGGATGACGGTGGCGGGTGGCTGA
- the ubiA gene encoding 4-hydroxybenzoate octaprenyltransferase — MTAATEIVPDSEHRGLVGRLPAGLRPFALLARFDRPIGWWLLFWPGAWAIALAGQGIARWDMIAWFLLGSIAMRGAGCVYNDIVDRDLDRQVARTRSRPLASGAVSLKAAWAWLLILCAVGLLVLVQLRLAAAIVAVSSIVLVAAYPFMKRITWWPQAWLGIVFSWAAPVGWVEVTHGSIVPMLLLYAGSITWVIGYDTIYALQDVEDDALVGVRSSARAMGAKVRPGVAGLYLVSLLCWAGAFWQVFPTPLALVALLPMALHLLWQVATLSPQDGHNTLARFRSNRDAGLLMFLACLVVGTAA; from the coding sequence ATGACGGCGGCGACCGAGATCGTTCCCGACAGCGAGCATCGCGGGCTCGTCGGGCGGCTGCCGGCGGGGCTGCGGCCGTTCGCCTTGCTGGCGCGCTTCGACCGCCCGATCGGCTGGTGGCTGCTGTTCTGGCCCGGCGCCTGGGCGATCGCGCTGGCGGGCCAGGGGATCGCGCGCTGGGACATGATCGCGTGGTTCCTGCTCGGCAGCATCGCGATGCGGGGCGCGGGCTGCGTCTACAACGACATCGTCGACCGCGACCTCGACCGGCAGGTGGCGCGCACGCGCAGCCGGCCGCTGGCGAGCGGGGCGGTGTCGCTGAAGGCGGCCTGGGCCTGGCTGCTGATCCTGTGCGCGGTCGGGCTGCTGGTGCTGGTGCAGCTGAGGCTGGCGGCCGCGATCGTCGCCGTCTCCAGCATCGTGCTGGTCGCTGCCTATCCCTTCATGAAACGGATCACCTGGTGGCCGCAGGCGTGGCTTGGGATCGTGTTCAGCTGGGCGGCGCCGGTCGGCTGGGTGGAGGTGACCCACGGCAGCATCGTGCCGATGCTGCTGCTCTATGCGGGATCGATCACCTGGGTGATCGGCTACGACACCATCTATGCCCTGCAGGACGTGGAGGACGATGCGCTGGTGGGCGTGCGTTCGTCGGCACGGGCGATGGGGGCGAAGGTTCGGCCCGGCGTCGCAGGCCTGTACCTGGTGTCGCTGCTGTGCTGGGCGGGCGCCTTCTGGCAGGTGTTCCCGACGCCGCTCGCGCTCGTGGCGCTGCTGCCAATGGCGCTGCACCTGTTGTGGCAGGTGGCGACGCTTTCGCCGCAGGACGGGCACAACACGCTGGCGCGGTTCCGCAGCAATCGCGACGCGGGGCTGCTGATGTTCCTGGCCTGCCTGGTGGTGGGGACGGCGGCCTGA
- a CDS encoding GGDEF domain-containing protein: MVGMLLIGLLALVGFVAFGRVVDLTLVRLGSGFAERQVLYDRARGLGTLQRDVALAETNARSEALIGWLRDEGNPAKRRAAIAELRRVVQLSAGGTFFVGSAASRQYFYEEPGSRYSADRPRLTVQPGNNRDRWFFEALSRPRDCHLNVDADDLAKRTRVFVNCVIRFEGKALGVTGTAVDLSSFVHEALADTQAGVSTFFVDHDGAVQAHRDPSKVDRYSDPNRKHPPTVFAMLSNADDRARLHAMMADVASGRASARSSFLEMGGERVLVGVGYLNGLDWYNVTVMDTDAMVDRRLFGPLAALIVLMLVIGGALAVVLFKRVVLDPLRQLEMSVIEAERGNFQPAEQLDSDRNDEIGRLSRRFAAMARAVAEHTRSLEARVRERTIELERLANRDSATGVANRRGFVAAFDAVQRQRGAGSVGLLLIDVDHFKQINDRFGHVAGDAVVAEIAHRIQAALRPTDLCGRWGGDEFIVLLPGLGADPLETVSDRLVAAVCAAPVVLGDGARVPITLSVGAYCVTPGDTIDTATDRADAAMYQAKKEGRDRVIVADDCPVT, encoded by the coding sequence ATGGTGGGCATGCTGCTGATCGGCCTCCTCGCGCTGGTCGGCTTCGTGGCGTTCGGCCGCGTCGTCGACCTGACGCTGGTGCGGCTCGGGTCGGGCTTTGCCGAGCGGCAGGTACTCTATGATCGGGCACGCGGCCTCGGCACGCTGCAGCGGGATGTCGCGCTTGCCGAAACGAACGCGCGTTCGGAAGCGCTCATCGGCTGGCTGCGCGACGAGGGCAATCCCGCAAAGCGCCGCGCCGCCATCGCCGAGCTGCGCCGCGTCGTGCAGCTGTCGGCGGGCGGCACCTTCTTCGTGGGCTCCGCCGCCTCGCGCCAATATTTCTACGAGGAGCCCGGCAGCCGCTATTCGGCCGACCGCCCGCGCCTCACCGTGCAGCCGGGCAACAACCGCGACCGCTGGTTCTTCGAGGCGCTGTCCCGCCCGCGCGACTGCCACCTGAACGTCGACGCGGACGATCTCGCCAAGCGCACGCGCGTGTTCGTCAACTGCGTGATCCGCTTCGAGGGCAAGGCACTGGGCGTCACCGGGACCGCCGTCGACCTTTCCTCCTTCGTGCACGAGGCGCTGGCCGACACCCAGGCCGGCGTCTCCACCTTCTTCGTCGACCACGACGGGGCCGTGCAGGCGCATCGCGATCCGAGCAAGGTCGACCGCTATTCCGACCCCAACCGCAAGCATCCGCCCACCGTCTTCGCCATGCTGAGCAACGCCGACGATCGCGCCCGGCTGCACGCGATGATGGCGGACGTCGCCTCGGGCCGCGCGTCCGCGCGGTCCAGCTTCCTGGAGATGGGCGGCGAACGCGTGCTGGTCGGCGTCGGTTATCTGAACGGGCTCGACTGGTACAATGTGACGGTCATGGACACCGATGCCATGGTGGACCGCCGCCTGTTCGGCCCGCTCGCCGCGCTGATCGTGCTGATGCTGGTGATCGGCGGCGCGCTCGCCGTCGTCCTGTTCAAGCGCGTGGTGCTCGATCCGCTCCGCCAGCTCGAGATGAGCGTGATCGAGGCGGAACGCGGCAACTTTCAACCCGCCGAGCAGCTCGACTCCGACCGCAACGACGAGATCGGGCGCCTGTCGCGCCGGTTCGCGGCAATGGCACGCGCGGTCGCCGAACACACCCGCTCGCTCGAAGCGCGGGTGCGAGAGCGGACGATCGAGCTGGAACGGCTCGCCAACCGCGATTCGGCGACCGGCGTCGCCAACCGCCGCGGCTTCGTGGCGGCGTTCGATGCGGTGCAGCGTCAGCGCGGCGCGGGCTCGGTCGGGCTGCTGCTGATCGACGTCGACCATTTCAAGCAGATCAACGACCGCTTCGGCCATGTCGCGGGCGATGCCGTGGTGGCGGAGATCGCGCACCGCATCCAGGCAGCACTCCGCCCCACGGACCTGTGCGGCCGCTGGGGAGGCGACGAATTCATCGTGCTCTTGCCCGGCCTCGGCGCTGATCCGCTGGAAACCGTCTCGGACCGGCTGGTCGCGGCCGTCTGCGCGGCGCCCGTCGTGCTGGGGGATGGCGCGCGCGTCCCGATCACGCTCAGCGTCGGCGCCTATTGCGTGACGCCCGGCGACACGATCGACACCGCGACCGATCGCGCGGACGCCGCCATGTACCAGGCGAAGAAGGAGGGGCGCGACCGCGTCATCGTCGCCGACGATTGCCCGGTGACGTGA
- a CDS encoding 16S rRNA (uracil(1498)-N(3))-methyltransferase: MPATPAWPPQSTPRLFLEATIAPDAAIRIDGPQAHYLLSVLRAKPGDPVKLFDDRTGEWLATVAHAGKRDLTLQVTDLLRPREPVPDLWLCAAPLKKGRIDWTVEKACELGVARIVPVLTRRTVVDRLNLDRLRAHAIEAAEQCDRTALPELAEPVKLAALLRDWPAERALFFADETGGAPASATMAQHRGPGAVLIGPEGGFDAEEREAIRALPQAYGVTLGPRILRAETAAAAAISVWMASAGDW; the protein is encoded by the coding sequence ATGCCCGCAACCCCCGCCTGGCCGCCGCAGTCCACCCCGCGCCTGTTCCTGGAAGCGACGATCGCACCCGATGCCGCGATCCGCATCGACGGACCGCAGGCGCATTATCTGCTGTCGGTGCTGCGGGCGAAGCCGGGCGATCCGGTCAAGCTGTTCGACGACCGGACCGGCGAGTGGCTCGCGACCGTCGCCCATGCCGGCAAGCGTGACCTCACCCTCCAGGTCACCGACCTGCTGCGCCCGCGTGAGCCGGTGCCCGACCTGTGGCTCTGCGCCGCCCCGCTCAAGAAGGGGCGCATCGACTGGACGGTGGAAAAGGCGTGTGAGCTGGGCGTGGCGCGCATCGTCCCGGTGCTCACCCGCCGCACCGTGGTCGACCGGCTCAACCTCGACCGGCTGCGCGCGCATGCGATCGAGGCGGCCGAGCAGTGCGACCGCACCGCCCTTCCCGAGCTGGCCGAGCCGGTGAAGCTCGCCGCGCTGCTGCGCGACTGGCCCGCCGAGCGCGCGCTGTTCTTCGCCGACGAGACCGGCGGCGCCCCGGCGTCTGCGACCATGGCGCAGCACCGCGGCCCCGGCGCCGTGCTGATCGGGCCGGAGGGCGGCTTCGACGCGGAGGAGCGCGAGGCGATCCGCGCGCTGCCCCAGGCCTACGGCGTCACGCTCGGCCCCCGCATCCTGCGCGCGGAGACAGCGGCGGCCGCCGCGATCAGCGTCTGGATGGCCAGCGCCGGCGACTGGTAA
- a CDS encoding glutamate--cysteine ligase encodes MSTKTVSDTSAAVIETRDQLIGYFAGGEKPAERWRIGTEHEKFVFRTSDHRAPSYDEPGGIRDLLLALTEFGWTPIEENGKVIALAGKDGTVSLEPAGQLELSGAPLENLHQTCGETGRHLQQVKAVGEKLGLGFLGLGMWPDKTRAELPIMPKGRYAIMLNHMPRVGSMGLDMMLRTCTIQVNLDYASEADMVQKFRVGLALQPLATALFANSPFTEGKPNGMLSYRSHIWSDTDPHRTGMLPFVFEDGFGYERYADYALDVPMYFVYRDGKYIDAAGLSFRDFLKGELSVLPGELPTMDDWADHLSTAFPEVRLKTFLEMRGADGGPWGRICALPALWVGLLYDQGALDAAWDLVNDWSLETRQALRDSVPRLGLDAPLGTKGGTLRDIARQVLDIAGAGLKARGRLDAAGDDETGFLTPLRDVVRDGRVPAQQLLDRYGSSWDGDVTRVYDELTF; translated from the coding sequence ATGAGCACCAAGACCGTTTCGGACACCAGCGCAGCGGTCATCGAGACCCGCGACCAGCTGATCGGCTATTTCGCAGGCGGCGAGAAGCCCGCGGAACGCTGGCGCATCGGCACGGAGCACGAGAAGTTCGTGTTCCGCACCAGCGACCATCGCGCCCCCAGCTATGACGAGCCCGGCGGCATCCGCGACCTGCTGCTGGCGCTGACCGAGTTCGGCTGGACGCCGATCGAGGAGAACGGCAAGGTCATCGCGCTCGCCGGCAAGGACGGCACCGTCAGCCTGGAGCCCGCCGGCCAGCTCGAACTCTCGGGCGCCCCGCTCGAGAACCTGCACCAGACCTGCGGAGAGACCGGCCGCCACCTGCAACAGGTGAAGGCCGTCGGCGAGAAGCTGGGCCTGGGCTTCCTGGGTCTGGGCATGTGGCCGGACAAGACCCGTGCCGAGCTGCCGATCATGCCCAAGGGCCGCTACGCCATCATGCTCAACCACATGCCGCGCGTCGGCAGCATGGGGCTCGACATGATGCTGCGCACCTGCACCATCCAGGTGAACCTCGACTATGCTTCCGAAGCGGACATGGTGCAGAAGTTCCGCGTCGGCCTGGCGCTCCAGCCGCTCGCAACCGCACTGTTCGCGAACTCGCCGTTCACCGAAGGCAAGCCCAACGGCATGCTTTCCTATCGCAGCCACATCTGGTCGGACACCGATCCGCACCGCACCGGCATGCTGCCCTTCGTGTTCGAGGACGGCTTCGGCTACGAACGCTATGCCGACTATGCGCTCGATGTGCCGATGTACTTCGTCTACCGCGACGGCAAGTATATCGACGCGGCCGGCCTCTCCTTCCGCGACTTCCTGAAGGGTGAGCTCTCCGTCCTCCCCGGCGAGCTGCCGACGATGGACGACTGGGCCGACCATCTCTCCACCGCCTTCCCCGAAGTGCGACTCAAGACCTTCCTGGAGATGCGCGGCGCCGATGGCGGTCCCTGGGGCCGGATCTGCGCGCTCCCGGCGCTGTGGGTCGGCCTCCTCTACGACCAGGGCGCGCTCGATGCCGCCTGGGACCTCGTCAACGACTGGAGCCTGGAGACCCGCCAGGCGCTCCGCGACTCGGTGCCGCGCCTCGGCCTCGACGCGCCGCTCGGGACCAAGGGCGGCACGCTGCGCGACATCGCCCGGCAGGTGCTCGACATCGCCGGTGCCGGCCTCAAGGCGCGCGGCCGCCTCGACGCGGCCGGCGACGACGAGACCGGCTTCCTCACCCCGTTGCGCGATGTCGTGCGCGACGGCCGGGTACCCGCGCAGCAGCTGCTCGACCGCTACGGCAGCAGCTGGGACGGCGACGTCACGCGGGTGTACGACGAACTGACGTTCTGA
- a CDS encoding methyltransferase family protein, with product MASTLVPAADTATAADPRPRSAVSTGTGLAGMAGLLAWVAIARHYGMDGPYAALVSLVACGLPMLAWSVLVDKVHRNPSTGIDWANPRPWRATLDVSITKLAGLWATWVGIALLYATGRFYWDGGFAFAMWCFGYAAPVLFVLSIPYVLWIDRHLVAPRDGCWAFGAWLMHLDEPIEREAIFDHLRAWAVKAFFLAFMLGIVPGGFREFVAADTATVLHDPVALAQWLITFMFLVDVAFATCGYILALRPIDTHIRSANPYAAGWAAALICYPPFVLMGDGGPLDYHPGGAEWTHWFAGHPVILAAIGAALVALTFVYAWATVAFGLRFSNLTNRGIITNGPYAWSRHPAYLSKNLFWWLVSWPMLVTTGNWLDAFRNTAILGLVSGVYYWRARTEERHLLADPDYRAYYDWMGRHGVVPRFFKWLRG from the coding sequence ATGGCCTCCACGCTCGTGCCCGCTGCCGACACCGCGACCGCCGCCGATCCGCGCCCGCGATCGGCGGTGAGCACGGGCACCGGCCTCGCCGGCATGGCCGGGCTGCTCGCCTGGGTCGCGATCGCGCGCCACTACGGCATGGACGGGCCCTATGCGGCGCTGGTGAGCCTCGTCGCCTGCGGGCTGCCGATGCTCGCCTGGTCGGTGCTGGTGGACAAGGTGCATCGCAACCCTTCGACCGGGATCGACTGGGCGAACCCGCGGCCGTGGCGGGCGACGCTGGACGTCAGCATCACCAAGCTGGCGGGGCTGTGGGCGACCTGGGTGGGGATCGCGCTGCTCTATGCGACCGGGCGCTTCTATTGGGACGGCGGCTTCGCCTTTGCCATGTGGTGCTTCGGCTATGCGGCGCCGGTGCTGTTCGTGCTGTCGATCCCCTATGTGCTGTGGATCGACCGCCACCTGGTGGCGCCGCGCGACGGCTGCTGGGCGTTCGGCGCCTGGCTGATGCATCTGGACGAGCCGATCGAGCGCGAGGCGATCTTCGACCATCTGCGCGCCTGGGCGGTGAAGGCGTTCTTCCTGGCGTTCATGCTGGGGATCGTGCCGGGCGGCTTCCGCGAGTTCGTCGCCGCCGACACGGCCACGGTGCTGCACGATCCCGTAGCGCTGGCACAGTGGCTGATCACCTTCATGTTCCTGGTGGACGTGGCGTTTGCGACCTGCGGCTATATCCTGGCGCTGCGGCCGATCGACACGCACATCCGCTCGGCCAATCCCTATGCGGCCGGCTGGGCGGCGGCGCTGATCTGCTACCCCCCGTTCGTGCTGATGGGCGACGGTGGCCCGCTCGACTATCATCCGGGAGGGGCCGAGTGGACGCACTGGTTCGCGGGGCATCCGGTGATCCTCGCGGCGATCGGCGCGGCGCTGGTGGCGCTGACGTTCGTCTATGCGTGGGCGACGGTGGCGTTCGGCCTGCGCTTCTCCAACCTCACCAATCGCGGGATCATCACCAACGGGCCGTACGCCTGGAGCCGCCACCCGGCCTATCTGTCGAAGAACCTGTTCTGGTGGCTGGTGAGCTGGCCGATGCTGGTGACGACCGGCAACTGGCTGGACGCGTTCCGCAACACCGCGATCCTGGGGCTGGTGAGCGGCGTCTATTACTGGCGCGCGCGCACCGAGGAGCGGCACCTGCTCGCCGATCCCGACTACCGGGCATATTATGACTGGATGGGGCGGCACGGGGTGGTGCCGCGGTTCTTCAAATGGCTGCGCGGCTAG